GAAGCAATAAAAGCCCAAAAAGTAATACTGGCTACGGGTCATTCAGCAAGGGATATTTTTGAACTGCTCCATCAAAAAGGAATTCTGATAGAGGCAAAACCCTTTGCCCTGGGCGTACGTGTGGAACACTCGCAACATTTAATAGATCAGATACAATATCATTGTCAAACTCGTGGAGATTACCTTCCTCCTGCACCTTACAGCGTAGTTAAACAGATCAATAACCGAGGTGTTTATTCTTTTTGTATGTGTCCTGGAGGTGTTATCGCCCCATGTGCCACCGCCCCCGGAGAAGTAGTTACCAATGGATGGTCTCCTAGTAAAAGGGATCAACCAACCTCCAATTCAGGAATTGTGGTTTCACTTGATCTGAAAGACTTCGAACCCTACAAAAAATTTGGGCCTTTGAGCGGGGTTGCTTTTCAAAAAGATATTGAACAAAGAGCTTGGAGACTAGGAGGAAAAACCCAAAGGGTACCTGCTCAGAGACTGGTAGATTTCACCCAAGGCAAACTTTCAGCAGATATACCAAAAACTTCATATACTCCGGGAACTACAAGTGTTGAACTCGGCGAGGTGCTTCCTCCATTTATTTATAATGCGCTTCAGGATGGATTTAAACGATTTGATCATTCGATGAAAGGATACCTTACAAATGAGGCCGTGGTGCATGCTCCGGAATCAAGAACTTCCTCACCGGTCAGGATTCCACGAGACAAAAAAACACTGGAACATGTTCAAATTAAAGGCCTATACCCTTGCGGTGAAGGTGCTGGTTATGCCGGTGGCATTATTTCAGCAGCAATAGACGGAGAAAAATGTGCCGAGCAGGTAAAATTATCTATTTCCTGACCAGCTGCCTGATCTTAATTTGAAAGGCTGCAAAGAAAAGGGTCATAAACGGGCTCAACCAGTTAAAGATAGCATATACAAAATAGTCAGCTACACTTACCCCCAATACGCCTGACTGGTAAGCACCACAGGTGTTCCATGGTACAAGTACAGATGTAACCGTTCCTGAATCCTCAAGGGTTCGACTCAAATTCTCGGGAGCCAGGTCTCGGTCCTGATAGGCTTGTTTGAACATTTTACCGGGAACAACCAAGGCCAAATACTGATCTGATGCAGTTACGTTAAGTGCCAAACAAGTTGCAACGGTACTGGCAAACAATCCAAATACAGTATGTGCCATTTTTAAAAGGGCTGCACTAATGGTTGCAAGCGCACCAATAGCATCCATAACACCACCAAAAACCATGGCGCAAATAATGAGCCAGATCGTACCAAGCATGCCATACATTCCTCCTGAAGAGAACAGGTCATTTAACTCCGTGTTACTCGTTTCAACCGAGGTGTCAACGGTTATGGCATTCATAATGCCCTGATAGGCTGCACGAAAATCCAGTTGATCGGCCCCTGCAACATTCATAACGATATCAGGTTGAAAAAAGATGGCAAATATTCCTCCCAATAAGGTTCCGGCCAATAATGCAATCAAGGGCTGTGTTCTTCTTATGATCAGCAAAATAACCGCAAGAGGAACGATAAACAGCCATCCGCTGATATGGAAAGATGCGTCAATTGAGGCCAGTATAGTAGCTGTGTCCGCTGTACCCGAAGTTTCAAGTGTAAAACCAATGAGGATAAAAACGACGAGGGTAATCGTAATTGTAGGTACTGTGGTAAATGCCATATACCTAATATGTGTAAATAAATCGGTTCCGGCCATTGCAGGTGCGAGATTTGTAGTGTCCGATAAAGGAGACATTTTATCTCCAAAATAAGCTCCTGATAATACGGCTCCGGCAGCCATTCCCAAAGGAATTCCCAAGGCCCCTCCAATACCGATCAAGGCAATTCCCACTGTAGCCGAAGTAGTCCATGAACTGCCCGTTGCTATGGAAATCACCGCACAAATCACCACCGTTACCGGCAAAAATACCGTTGGATTTAACAATTTTAAACCATAATAAATCATGGTGGGAATGACCCCGCTTATTAACCAGGTTCCTGCCAGGGCCCCGACAAATAAAAGTATCAGAAGCGCTCCTGTTGTGGATTTAATATTATCGGCTACCTCCTCAATCATCCGGCGGTAGGTCACTTTATTAAAAAAACCAACAATGGCAGCAACCGCGGCCCCCATTAAAAGGATGAATTGATTGGATCCACTCAAAGCATCATCTCCATAAACAAAAACATTGTAAGCGAGCATTCCAATCAGGGCAATCACAGGAATTAAAGCTTCATAAATATTTAGTTCTTTATTCCTTATTATCTGTTCATCCATATAAAAATCAATTGATTTTGTAATGTTACACAAAAACTACGACTTTAGAAAATGAAGGAATTTTAATATTTTTATACATTAACCCTAAAACAACAAAAATGAAAAAATCAACTAGCTATTTGTTTATAGCCTTCGTAACACTGGGACTTCTGGCTTTTACAAATCTAAAACCGAATGCCAATTCAGAATTCAAAAGTTCTTTTACTGAGACGCTCAAAAATGCAAAAGCCTACACCCTGGAAGTTGCAGAAAAAATGCCTGCGGAAGATTATACCTTCAGGCCTCATGATTCTGTACGGACCTTTGGAGAACAGCTGGCCCATCTTTCCATGTCATCCTCGTTACTGAACAAAATGTTTATCAAAGGAGAACAGGTGGATTTTGATCCGGCAGAAGGTGAAAAAATGATGAAGATGGTAGGAGCCTCAAAAGAGGAAACCATAAAAGTGATCAATACTAGTTTTGACGAAGTTATTACAACCATTGAATCCATGAGTGACGAGGATCTTCAGGCCACTTTTGTATTTGGTTTTGCCCCTAATAAACCGGAGTTAACCAAAGAACAAGGTTTCCTGTTTATTAGAGATCATGTGACGCATCATAGGGCCCAGGCTGTGACCTATTTACGAATTAAAGGACATGACGCCCCACAATACAGGCCTTTCTAAGTGAATAAAGACCACTCTGAAAAAATAATACTAAGAACCCATTTCTGAATTTGAAATGGGTTTTTTTGAGATTATATTGCTCTGAATACCAGATATTTTGAATAAAATCTATTTTTTTATTTTTTTTACGCAACCTCTTTCCTTTTATCGTATCTAATGAAAAAATCCCCCAACTATGAAACTTGAATATTCTATATTAGAACATTTAAGTAACAACGACAATGGAAGGTTTGTCGATGTTACTTTTATTGAAGATGATTATGTTTCGATCGGTAAGGCTCTGAACGAATTACGAGGTAGAAACATGATCGTAATTGATGAAAACAGCAATAGAGATTTTGAAGCTTTTGGAATCGGAAACGACAGAAAAAAATCTCTGAAAGCGAAAATCAAAATGAATGGAAGAATTTATTACCATTCATTAAAAAGTAAAGTTGATAAGAAAGATGCTCATGACAAAAATGAGAATCGATGGAGTTTGAGTTACTTTTTTTAACAGTTAAAGTTTAAATATGACATAACATTTACTCAAGGTTAATCTTAGGATTATAGATCGGGGTTTGATTTATCAGACCCTTTTTTTGTGCCTTAAATTTAGCTCCTGAAATGAAAGAAACGAGTTATATTTGATGCAGGCATTTTAAACGAACAAAAGTTAATTGCCAATGATATATGATGGGTTGGTATATATGATTTCAATAATTACAAGAGGACTAAGGTCGGGATCACTGGCCCTTTTCATTACTGTTTTTACATGTGCTCATGCACAGCGTGTTGTAAACGTTGAATTTCCGTCAGAGGGTACAATCGATCTGGCTCCGGGAATTCAAATTGACAAAATTAATTCCGGTTACACGCTGTGGCTCCCCAAGGAGCATCCTGTCAAAGGACTTATTCTGTTTACACATGCCAGAAGAGACACGCTTCAATCCAATGAGCTGATCCAAGAATCGATTCAAAGAAATTTGGCGGTGATGTACGCAACTACAGATAATAGGCTTGAATTCTTTTTTGATGATGCAAGAGCAAGGGAAATAAACGGCTATCTTCATTCGGTTATTACAAATTATAATATTCCTCGAAAAAATCTGATGTATTGCGGCATGTCTTTAGAAGGAACTCGTGCATTGAAACTGGTAATCCACAATGCAAAGAATGATGTTCAGCCCAATTTGAAGCCTTTAGCCGTTGCAATTTGCGATTCGCCCTTGGATATGGTACGATTTCATCATGAGATGGAAAAGGCGGCTGATCTTAATTATAATCCGATTGCTTCAAACGAAGGAAAGTGGGTATCTTCCTATCTTGAAAAAAACCTTGGAGGTAAACCAAAAGATAATTTTGAAGCCTATGCTTCATATTCTCCGTTTTGTTATTCGCTCCCGAATGCAGAAACTCTAAATTCATTTAACGGAATAGCCGTTCGAGCCTATACGGAGCCGGACGTGAACTGGTGGATTGAGAATCGAAGAAAAGACTATTATGGAATGAATTCCATTGACCTTGCGGCATTTGTGAATGCACTTAAAATTCATGGAAATGATCAGGCTGAGCTCATTATTACAACACACAAAGGGTATAGTAACAATGGTGACCGGCATCCTCATAACTGGAGTATTGTTGATGAAAAAGAACTGATACATTGGTTCTCCAACCTCTTAAATGAAAAATAATATTTTGAATAATTCTAAAATTTCTATGAAAAAAAGCATCTCAAATTCAATTTACTACCTGTTCTGTATCTTTTATATCGGTACCCTTTGGTCTCAAAATACTCCTGAAGGAAAGGATCCATCGGTTACTTATTACGTATTAGATAAATCCATCCCCTATTATCCGGAAATCATCCAGAGTCAGGATCCCTATATAAAAGAGCGATGTGTCCTGGATATTTATTTTCCAGAGAATGTCGATTCTTTTGCCACAATAGTCTGGTTTCATGGAGGTAGTTTAAAAGGTGGTGAAAAAGAAATTCCGGAAGCCCTTAAGAATCAAAATCTCGCGGTAGTAGGAGTTAATTACCGATTGCATCCAAAAGTTAAAGCTCCGGGATATATTGAAGATGCAGGAGCAGCGGTTGCATGGGTTTTTAAAAATATTGGATCGTACGGAGGAGACCCTGGTTCTATATTTGTTTCCGGACACTCTGCAGGTGGTTATTTGGCCAGTATGGTCGGGTTCGATAAATCCTACCTGGCTAAATACGATGTCGATGCAAATCAGATTGCAGGGCTCATCCCTTTCAGCGGGCATACAATAACGCATTTTACGGTAAGAGAAGAAAGAGGTATTGAAGGTACTCAGCCTGTCATTGATGAATTGGCACCTCTCTTTCACGTTAGAGCGGATGCCCCTCCACTGCTAATGATAACAGGAGACAGAGAAAAAGAGCTCTTGGGCCGATATGAAGAAAACGCCTATATGATGAGGATGATGAAAGTAGCTGGACACAAGGATACTCGAATTATGGAACTGGATGGCTATGATCACGGGATGACTTTTCCGGCCTTTCCATTATTAATAGATGAAGTTAGACGGATAATGGATGAAAAGAATTAAATTTAAACCTGAATTCTAATTCCAGTTAATTCTTTTATAGGATGAAAAATAATTTGATAATTCCGGCACTTTTGATTGGATTCGGGCTCATTGTTTCCGGATACTTCATAGGCAACACGCATAAAAAGGCAATTGAACACAATCGATACGTACAGGTAAAAGGACTTTCTGAAAGAGAAGTTCAGGCTGATCTCGCCGTGTGGCCCATCAATACGATTTTGACCGGGAATGATCTGAAATCCTTAAAAACAGAAATAGAAAATCAGAACAAGAAGGTATATCAGTTTTTTCTTGATCAAGGATTTACCGATGGGGAACTTACCAAGGGAATGACAAATATTACGGATGCGAAGAGTAATATTTTTAATAATAACCCTTCGGTTGGTTTCAGGTATCTGGCTAAATCAGAATTTACCGTTCGCACAAAAGACATTAAAAAATTACAAAAAGCATTAGCTGAATCTTTAAATCTTATGTCTGCGGGAATTGTCCTCGGGTCTAAAAATGAATGGCGACCCATTGAATATATCTTTACCGGCCTGAATGATCTAAAACCTTCAATGATAGAAGAAGCAACGACCAATGCCCGGCAGGTTGCTGAGAAATTTGCCAGAGATTCAAATTCTCAGGTAGGGCCTATAAAAATGGCCCGACAAGGTCAGTTCTCAATTAATGACAGGGATCAGAACACCCCTGAAATCAAGATCATCAGAGTGGTTTCCACCATCGACTTTCAACTTATCAATTAGGATTATTATGTCAGCATTTGTACTCGTAGAAATTGACATCCATGATATGGAACTTTATAAATCATATACCTTATTAACCCCGGCTACAATTGCCGCCTACAACGGAAAATTTGTGGTTCGAGGAGGAGAAGCGACTGTACTTGAAGGAGACTGGAAACCTCAGCGAATTGTAATCCTCGAATTTCCAAGTGTGGAAAAAGCAAATGACTGGTGGCATTCTCAAGCTTATGAAAAAGCCAGAAAAATAAGGCAAAAAGCAGCAACCACAAAAATGATCATTTTGGAAGGGGTTTCCTGATCAATTCAGTTAAGATTCAATTCATTAAAATTTTGAAAGATGTATATACAAAAAATGTATCAGGTAGATGCTTTCACAGATCGCTTATTCGGAGGTAATCCTGCTGCCGTTTGTGTTTTAGATGACTGGTTCGAAGATAGCCTAATGCAGCAAATCGCTTCAGAAAATAACCTCTCAGAAACTTCATTCGTTGTAAAAAAAAATGATCACTATGAGATTCGTTGGTTCACGCCTGTTTCTGAAGTAGCACTTTGTGGCCACGCCACCCTTGCCTCTGCACATGTTTTGTTTGAATACTATGAGCATCCAACAGATACAATAGAACTTGTTTCCAAATACAGTGGCAAACTTTCAGTAACCAAAGAAAATGATCTATTGACTCTTGATTTCCCAAAGGATACTATTGATGAAATAGATCCGCCTGAAGCAATTGTCAAAGCCTTTGATAAAGCTCCCTTAAAAGTTTATAAAGGTAAAACCGATTATATGTTACTTTATGAAGACCAGGAAGATGTGGAGCAAAGCAATCCTAATTTTCATCTGCTGAAAGAATCCGAAGCAAGAGGGATAATCATTACTTCAAAAGGTAAAGATGTTGATTTTGTTTCCCGGTTTTTTGCACCCGGATGCGGCGTGGATGAGGATCCCGTTACCGGTTCGGCCCATACAACTTTGACTCCGTTTTGGAGCCATAAACTAGGGAAAATGAAGTTAAGTGCCGAACAAATTTCATCTCGTGGTGGGAAACTGATTTGCGAGCTCTTGGGAGATCGTGTTAGAATCTCCGGGAAAGCCGTAACCTTTTTAACAGGCGAGATTTTTCTTTAAATCTGCTCGTTTTATTAACCATTAAATTGCCTCCTTCATTAATCCCTGAAGAATAACGAATTTTATGATTACAATACCCGTAATACAAATTGACGTGATCATAATATTTATTTTAAATTTCTACTGATTTATTTTCACTTTACAAATGTATTTGAATGATTCGTCGTTTATTACGACACTCCCTGCCCGATTTTTTTAGTACTTTTAACACCTCAAAGCAAATGCTTCAAATGCAAGAAGAAAAGGCCAAAAAAATAATTTCCGGCACTTCAAAACCCTATCGGGATTACGGGAGCTTTATCCGAAATAAATTTGGTGAACGCGTGCAGAAAATTTCAATAAATGTGGGTTTTAGCTGTCCTAACCGAGATGGGTCAAAAGGAACAGGAGGATGCACTTATTGTAATAACCAGAGCTTTAAACCGGACTATTGTAAACCCCAAAACAACATAGAGGAACAACTCGAAAAAGGAATAGAGTTCTTTAACGGGAAAAGAAAGATCAAGAAGTTTTTGGCTTATTTCCAAGCCTATACCAATACCTACGCAGAACTTGACCTGATCAAAGAACTCTATCTAAAGGCTTTGGATCATGAAGGGGTTATTGGCCTGGTTATAGGTACACGTCCTGACTGCATTAGTGAAGAACTCATTGAATTCCTGTCTGAACTTTCAAAAGAATATTTTATTTGCCTTGAACTTGGCGTTGAATCCACCTTGGATCGAACCCTTGATGAGGTCAATCGTTGTCACACTTTTGCTGAAACCCGAAAGGCCTATGCAATGGCCAGCAATAAGGGTATCTTTTTAGGAGCTCACTTAATTCTTGGATTACCCGGTGAGAGTAAAAGTGAAATGCTCCAGCATGCTGTTGAACTTTCAAAACTTCCAATAGATTTTCTCAAAATACACCAGCTTCAGGTGGTCAAACATACCTTAATGGCCCATCAGTACAAAAACCACCCTGAAGAATTCAATTTGTTCAATATTCAGGACTATCTAAATCTTGTTACAGAATTCCTTTGCTTATTGAGGCCGGATATTGTCATTGAACGATTCATCAGTGAGTCTCCTCCTGATCTTCTTATTGCTCCTAAATGGGGACTAAAGAATTTTGAGATGGTGAATTTGATTGAAAAGAAAATTAAGTCTGAAAACCTATGGCAAGGAAAGTTTTATACAGACCCCGGAAAGATAGATAAAAATTTGAAATCAAGTTTTAAAATTGGTTCGGAAAGATGTATAGTCCGAAAATTAGGTATTTAAAATTTAATATGAGTCAAAAAATTCTATCTGTTATGACAAGTTAAACAGAGGGCACTACCACCATTACTTTTTACCAATATTTCGTATTTTTCTTTTTCCCCGTCTCTAAATATGATACTGTGACAAGTGACACATTCGATCCTTCCTTCTACAAGTAAATCATCTGCAACGGTTCCTCCAAATCCTGAGGGTGTATTATAAGGATCATTCAAAAAATCCTTATTCAAATACAATCCACTGCCATAATCAAAGGCAACCGGGTGATCACCTCTAAAAATGTTTTCTTGTTTAATATTTTCAGGATTTCCCACATTTGAATCAGTATGTCCTGATCTTACAAAAATACCATCATGGCAAGAAAGGCAGAAACTTGATTTTGTGTATTGGGCTTTTCCATTTAAGTCCAATACCAAAACCACTCCCGCATGGTAGATGGTGTCATTCATAATTTGGTTGAAAACCAATCCCGAATCCAGGTTATTTATTTCAGAGTTAGTCTGGGCTGACATTTCTCCCAAATAAACAAAGAAGAAAACCAAATAGAATATTATATTGAAATTAAAATTCATATCCCCCAATAAATCCATCCAATATTTACTACTCTTAGCAAAAGTCATCAATTGCTACAAGTTTGCAAATTCCGTTATTCTCTAACAATTTTTAAGAAGTTAAGTTTGCTATGCGAACACAGCATGTAAAGGTACAGAATTTATTTATGAGTTTGATGGAGTATGGAGCTAAACTTGCAATTAACACATATGATTTTTTTCCTTACTGCTATTGAATGAGCTCAACTCAAAGGGAAATCTAAAAATCCCAATGTGCTGACGCACCGGGATTACTTCGTGATCCCTGTCATGACCTCAACTGCAACTAAAATCCCAATGTGCTGACGCACCGGGATTACTTCGTGATCCCTGTCATGACCTCGACTGCAACTAAAATCCCAATGTGCTGACGCACCGGGATTACTTCGTGATCCCTGTCATGACCTCGACTGCAACTAAAATCCCAATGTGCTGACGCAAATTGAAGATTTTTTGTTTTCCAAATCGGTTTTAAGCGCAAGCGCTAAACCTTTGGAAAACAAAAAATCCCGATGAATTTCATTCATCGGGATTTTGATTGATGTGGGCAATGAGGGATTCGAACCCCCGACCCCCTCGGTGTAAACGAGGTGCTCTGAACCAACTGAGCTAATTGCCCTAAGCGGATGCAAATATAATTTAGTTTTTTGTTCTGACAAACATTTATCAAATAATTTTTAACCCAATTAAAAAGTGCAAAAATCTATTTTGATAAGGAGGGAATATTCCTGTAGAAAAGGGTTTCCTGACTTTCGATGGCACTAAATAATGACGAAAGAAAATTTCTCCTGTCTTCTTCTTCCGGAACTATTTTAGACAATAACGCATTGCTCTCATATTGAGAGTCTTCCACATCAGAAAAGGTGTCAAACACAAATATTTCAACAAACTCCCTACTGTCATCTCCCCAAAAATGACTAAATGGATAATATCCCTGAACCTTGTTGTTTTTCAAGACAACCTCTTCAAAATACTTCTTGTAATTCTCATAAGAATCTTCATCCTCGGTATCCGACAGGATATTGTTTCTTATCATAAAAACATAAGGACGATTCTGACCTGCCTCTCTAATAAGGTCCTTACTAAACT
This DNA window, taken from Lutimonas zeaxanthinifaciens, encodes the following:
- a CDS encoding NAD(P)/FAD-dependent oxidoreductase translates to MQKELQIQVSAETAHKKDMLKALVSKKIAVSEDQISGLEILKRSIDARQRSVKINLKVQVFVNEPPVKKSPELPLYPDVSNAQEVLVIGAGPAGLFSALKLIEKGLKPVVLERGKDVRERRRDLAAITKNHLVNEDSNYCFGEGGAGTYSDGKLYTRSKKRGDVNKILNLLIAHGANEDIAVNAHPHIGTNKLPKIIQAIRETIIQYGGKILFNTRVNDLLIKNNEIQGVATQSGEAIKAQKVILATGHSARDIFELLHQKGILIEAKPFALGVRVEHSQHLIDQIQYHCQTRGDYLPPAPYSVVKQINNRGVYSFCMCPGGVIAPCATAPGEVVTNGWSPSKRDQPTSNSGIVVSLDLKDFEPYKKFGPLSGVAFQKDIEQRAWRLGGKTQRVPAQRLVDFTQGKLSADIPKTSYTPGTTSVELGEVLPPFIYNALQDGFKRFDHSMKGYLTNEAVVHAPESRTSSPVRIPRDKKTLEHVQIKGLYPCGEGAGYAGGIISAAIDGEKCAEQVKLSIS
- the nhaC gene encoding Na+/H+ antiporter NhaC, giving the protein MDEQIIRNKELNIYEALIPVIALIGMLAYNVFVYGDDALSGSNQFILLMGAAVAAIVGFFNKVTYRRMIEEVADNIKSTTGALLILLFVGALAGTWLISGVIPTMIYYGLKLLNPTVFLPVTVVICAVISIATGSSWTTSATVGIALIGIGGALGIPLGMAAGAVLSGAYFGDKMSPLSDTTNLAPAMAGTDLFTHIRYMAFTTVPTITITLVVFILIGFTLETSGTADTATILASIDASFHISGWLFIVPLAVILLIIRRTQPLIALLAGTLLGGIFAIFFQPDIVMNVAGADQLDFRAAYQGIMNAITVDTSVETSNTELNDLFSSGGMYGMLGTIWLIICAMVFGGVMDAIGALATISAALLKMAHTVFGLFASTVATCLALNVTASDQYLALVVPGKMFKQAYQDRDLAPENLSRTLEDSGTVTSVLVPWNTCGAYQSGVLGVSVADYFVYAIFNWLSPFMTLFFAAFQIKIRQLVRK
- a CDS encoding DinB family protein, which codes for MKKSTSYLFIAFVTLGLLAFTNLKPNANSEFKSSFTETLKNAKAYTLEVAEKMPAEDYTFRPHDSVRTFGEQLAHLSMSSSLLNKMFIKGEQVDFDPAEGEKMMKMVGASKEETIKVINTSFDEVITTIESMSDEDLQATFVFGFAPNKPELTKEQGFLFIRDHVTHHRAQAVTYLRIKGHDAPQYRPF
- a CDS encoding alpha/beta hydrolase, which codes for MKKSISNSIYYLFCIFYIGTLWSQNTPEGKDPSVTYYVLDKSIPYYPEIIQSQDPYIKERCVLDIYFPENVDSFATIVWFHGGSLKGGEKEIPEALKNQNLAVVGVNYRLHPKVKAPGYIEDAGAAVAWVFKNIGSYGGDPGSIFVSGHSAGGYLASMVGFDKSYLAKYDVDANQIAGLIPFSGHTITHFTVREERGIEGTQPVIDELAPLFHVRADAPPLLMITGDREKELLGRYEENAYMMRMMKVAGHKDTRIMELDGYDHGMTFPAFPLLIDEVRRIMDEKN
- a CDS encoding SIMPL domain-containing protein, encoding MKNNLIIPALLIGFGLIVSGYFIGNTHKKAIEHNRYVQVKGLSEREVQADLAVWPINTILTGNDLKSLKTEIENQNKKVYQFFLDQGFTDGELTKGMTNITDAKSNIFNNNPSVGFRYLAKSEFTVRTKDIKKLQKALAESLNLMSAGIVLGSKNEWRPIEYIFTGLNDLKPSMIEEATTNARQVAEKFARDSNSQVGPIKMARQGQFSINDRDQNTPEIKIIRVVSTIDFQLIN
- a CDS encoding DUF1330 domain-containing protein, which gives rise to MSAFVLVEIDIHDMELYKSYTLLTPATIAAYNGKFVVRGGEATVLEGDWKPQRIVILEFPSVEKANDWWHSQAYEKARKIRQKAATTKMIILEGVS
- a CDS encoding PhzF family phenazine biosynthesis protein; protein product: MYIQKMYQVDAFTDRLFGGNPAAVCVLDDWFEDSLMQQIASENNLSETSFVVKKNDHYEIRWFTPVSEVALCGHATLASAHVLFEYYEHPTDTIELVSKYSGKLSVTKENDLLTLDFPKDTIDEIDPPEAIVKAFDKAPLKVYKGKTDYMLLYEDQEDVEQSNPNFHLLKESEARGIIITSKGKDVDFVSRFFAPGCGVDEDPVTGSAHTTLTPFWSHKLGKMKLSAEQISSRGGKLICELLGDRVRISGKAVTFLTGEIFL
- a CDS encoding TIGR01212 family radical SAM protein (This family includes YhcC from E. coli K-12, an uncharacterized radical SAM protein.) — translated: MQEEKAKKIISGTSKPYRDYGSFIRNKFGERVQKISINVGFSCPNRDGSKGTGGCTYCNNQSFKPDYCKPQNNIEEQLEKGIEFFNGKRKIKKFLAYFQAYTNTYAELDLIKELYLKALDHEGVIGLVIGTRPDCISEELIEFLSELSKEYFICLELGVESTLDRTLDEVNRCHTFAETRKAYAMASNKGIFLGAHLILGLPGESKSEMLQHAVELSKLPIDFLKIHQLQVVKHTLMAHQYKNHPEEFNLFNIQDYLNLVTEFLCLLRPDIVIERFISESPPDLLIAPKWGLKNFEMVNLIEKKIKSENLWQGKFYTDPGKIDKNLKSSFKIGSERCIVRKLGI
- a CDS encoding cytochrome c3 family protein produces the protein MTFAKSSKYWMDLLGDMNFNFNIIFYLVFFFVYLGEMSAQTNSEINNLDSGLVFNQIMNDTIYHAGVVLVLDLNGKAQYTKSSFCLSCHDGIFVRSGHTDSNVGNPENIKQENIFRGDHPVAFDYGSGLYLNKDFLNDPYNTPSGFGGTVADDLLVEGRIECVTCHSIIFRDGEKEKYEILVKSNGGSALCLTCHNR